The following nucleotide sequence is from Corylus avellana chromosome ca7, CavTom2PMs-1.0.
TATGGTAAAAAAATGCAGTGTTGCATGGGCCTTCAGGGCCATATCCTACGTCAGAGTTCGAGCATTCTTCGATTGCAGCAACTGTCAAAAAGATTTTCAATCTCAAAGATTTTCTTACAAAGCGTGATGAATGGGCCGGCACTTTCGAGGGTGTTTTGACAAGAACGAGCCCAAGAACAGATTGTCCAGGTAATTTTAATTCCCAACTCTTCAATAACACtgcatgtttctttttctctcgaAATGAAATTATAGCATATATTTTAATCGGAAAAATTTAGTCGTTAAAAAATTGATCACTGTGCATATATTACAGTTACTTTGGGGGAACCCGCGAAACTGCGAGAGACGGGGCCACAAGAGGAGGCAAAACTGAGCGAGTTTCAAGAAGAGTTGGTACAATTGGCGGCGGTATTGAATGGGGACCATAGGAAGGATATCTACCCCGACAAGCTGGTGGAGAACATGACCGTTGGAGAGGCTGCAAAATATGTTCAAGACGCATTCAAGAAATTCCAGGACGAATGTGCGAAAGCCAGGGAATCTGGGGTAGACGAGGAGGAGATTGTTGTTTGCGCTACAACTGCATCTTCCTTGGCATCAAAATCCTTGGTTCACaggatattttcttgtttaatctGTGATGGTTGACAAATTTACCTCCACATATCACTTCTCTTGCGAATTCCATTAATTCGATCTTGGTTTCCATTAATTGAAGCACCCTGTACAACATTCTTGGCTTGGAGCTGCATGCCTTTGATTGATTCATCGTATATTCAATAACGTACTAGAGCCTGCTGTGCAGATGTTCTGTATTGTTGTTTGTgctttgttgtgattaattAAAATGTAAGATATTTCATAATAAAGTTAAGGGTACTGTTTGgtaatttatttcaataaggAAATTATTTATGGAATTATAATTGGAatcaaattcttattttttaataggagaaataaataaagtaaaattttaattgaggGTCATTGGCCTGATGACCTATAAATAAGGAGCATGTATATTCAATGGCTTAGGTTAGAAGATacattttttgaaatcaaagCCTCACTTGCTGGCAAGTACAATTCCGTGAATACAATTGGGGCACTCATCATGCCAAACATACTCACTCAAATGTAGAGCAAACTTTGCTAGGTGATGGGAAGCTTCATTAGCAGACCTCTTGACATGATTAGCCTCTCACTGGATGGACATATTAAGTAAAGATTTTGCATCGTCCACAAGATGCCTGTATCGCTCCAAACAGCAAGACTCTTTACGTAGCGCTTGTACGACCTCTCGTGAAGCGCCCTCTAACATAAACTTACAATGGCCCAAAGTTTTGCCGAACTCATCGACTCTCCATGCAGCTAAGGCCTCAGCGGTAGTGGGATCAAGAATGTAAGGCCGTTTGGAAGCATATAATGCTTGACGAGAAATgctataatttaataaagggtGAAGTAAAAGAGAACGCCGGCGTGTTAAGCACGACCCTTTAATAAAATCCTCACATTTTGCCTATCAAAATCTTAGGGGGCAAAGGGCACATGGcccaaattaaattttttattatttcaaatcttttaattttaaattcaaaatcaaaataataaaaaactaataaaaaaattaaaagatttttaaGGAGTGACTGGCCAACATGTTTTTATTAGATTCGAGCATATCTCTTGCAACCTCTACCAACATGTTTTTGTATGTCTAAATTTTCGTTCGATTattctaatatattattttatgtgCTAAGAGTACTAGCTTCGGCTTTCAAAAATCTCATTCACTTGTTctcaaggggtaactcaatcggcttgGGACTACGTCTTATGGAGTGAAAGTTATTCGAacgtgtgaacatgtcaaaaaaaaaaaaaaaaaatctcattcaCTTTTCCTTGCACAccctaatattttattttatgtgctaAGTACCCCTTATTAGAAGAAACATAAAACCAGGGAGATATTGAACATGTAATATATGATCGACTCTAAAACTTCTTATAATATTACCCAAATAATTTATCTAACAAATATCCCTAGGACAAAAAAACTCACATAAAACAGTTCTGACTTTTATATATAGACCCGGAACTAGGGCTGAGTATCGGTCGGTAATGTTGGTTTcggtagaaaatttttatttttgcctttcGAACCGACAATGTTGGTAAAGTCGGTTATTTCACTAActtattccgtcaaattttattttatttcgcattTCGAACCAAATGcagtcggtaaagtcggtgtcGGTAATGTTGGCATGTGGAAAAGTGGCAAATTTGTCGGTAAAGTTGGTCGaaagtcggttcggttaaaaaACCTCTTCCGCCTACCGAACCGAAAAATTCaggataaaaaaaatcatgccgcctATTGTCCGCCATCTAGTCGGTAATGGTCGGTGTCGGTCGAAAGTCGGTTAATCGGTAATTTGCTCAGCCCTACCCGGAACACttcttccaaaaataaaaaataaaaaaataaaaaaacttacgAGTTaagcgaaaaattcaaattatcGGAGAGTACAAAGTATTATAATTCATCGTTTATTTCAGTTTTTGCCGCTAACCTTGCTCATTTCATTTCCGTTACCTTCCCCTAATTGCAGCCATTAAACGAAGAAATAGCATCAGCATGCAGGCTGCAGCAAAGCAGCTGAAATGAGTGATGAAAGCAAGAGCGGAGAGAGAAAGCAGTGCAGCTGCTGCTGCATTTCACACGAGTTCTTCAGAGCTGCATCCAAGAACCCTAACAAAATCGCGGTCATACATGCCTCCGGCGGGGCCCAAATCTCCAAAGAACTCGGCGTCGGCGATATTGATACCGATAAGCTTCTCAAGGAGCGAGCGAAATCGGTGTCCCCTCCGGTTTACCAAGGTGATCGGTGCTTCACTTATTCTGATGTTTTGGCCTCCGTCGATTCCCTCAGCGCTCGCCTCCGCTCGATCCTCCTCGGTGCTGTTGCTGATGAGCCGCACTTGATCGCACACTCTCCTAaaggtttctttctttctttctattattccttttcttttgtttagttatCAAGGAATTACTGAAGTTCGAGCAGCCTCTCTTGAAGTACTTGTTTATGTGTtggaaatttcaaaatttttgttttcattctttttctctttcctttggTGACCAATCACCAAGTCTGACATCAAAGAACAAATTCTTAGAAGAAAAGTGAAGAGAATCGCaaaatcttttaaatttatataaaaaaaaagagaagaaaaaaggaaaaagttctTGCAAATAGAACATCACGATGTAAATCCATGAAAGCAATTGAGTAGGCGTGTTATGTTTTGTGTGTAATGCTACATTGTCATTCTTGACTTTGTTGAAGGTAATAGTACTTCCAACCATGCTCAAATGGCCAAATCTTCAGCTTCTTCCATGATGAGGGCAGAACAATCGCCTGAGCTTAAGAATATATATGTGCCAAAAATTGTGGGAATATACATGCCACCTTCGGTGGAATACATAGTTGCTGTTCTTTCTGTATTGAGATGCGGGGCGGCTTTCATGCCTCTAGATCCTTCCTGGCCAAAAGAGAGGATATTATCAGTTGCTGCTTCATCAGATGCTGACGTAATTATCGGGTGCGCATCTTCGTTTGGGATGAGTAGCGGTTACCAGCTTGATAGGTCACACTGGCTATTAGAGTGCAGCAGCTGTTCTGTGTTGTGCTTTTCCATGGAAGAATGCCTTGAAGAGTGTATCCCGCCGGCAAATTTGGTATGGCCTTGTGAAATTGGAGAGGAAAGACTGTTCTGCTATTTGATGTACACTTCAGGATCAACTGGGAAGCCTAAAGGCGTTTGTGGCACTGAACAAGGTAAATTGATCAATTACCATATCTGAAACTACAATTTAGTCTTTCAGCACTGGAGTTTAAACTCccctccctttctttttctttttcttttaagaatttctttttattgattGAGGGGTTCCTTCCTTTGTTTACAATGCACTCATTTgtgcttctatttttttttttgataagtaaatatgatataaaagagcgcagaggggcgcaacccacatacacgggaagtataaaagagagcgcctaagagggagaaaaatgaaaaagaaaatcagagaagctaatccctataggagctagccaagcggccgtccaagaatacaaagtaaagaagaaaaaatgagtcaaatccTCTATAGTCCTCGTGGCgttctcaaagcatctagcattcctttcgttccaaatacaccacataagacactcATTTGTGCTTCTATAAAGTGTTACGTATTTCGTTAATTTGTAGGTCTTGTAAATCGCTTTTTATGGATGCAAGACTTGTATCCCCTCCAAGGAGAGGAAATTTTGATGTTCAAGGCATCAATTAGCTTCATTGACCACCTGCAAGAATTTCTTGGTGCTATTCTGACTGCTTGTCCATTGGTTATACCTCCTTTCAGTGAACTAAAAGACAATATGTTCTCTGTTGTTGATTTTCTACAGGTATGTATGTTTCCATATTGAGGTTTCCACTATTTATGGAACTTATAATTtcagaatttcttttttattgctCACCTGTAATTCTTAACTCTTACTGtaggtttattttattaatagacTTACTTCTGTTCCATCATTGATGAGGGCAATACTTCCTGCTTTGCAAAGTCAGAGTAACAGGGGCATTCCAAGTTCATTAAAGTTGTTGGTGCTAAGTGGTGAAGTTCTGCCTTTATCGTTGTGGGATAAGCTTGCCAAGTTATTACCAGAAACCTCTATTTTGAACATTTATGGGAGTACAGAGGTTAGAAATTAACACTCTTTTTTATTTGGCTGTCCAAGTTGTAGAACACATCAATTTATGTTTTCGGGATTCATTATTGATAGCTGTTACATTGATTCTTTGAATTAAGGTATCAGGTGATTGCACATATTTTGACTGCAAGAGGTTGCCGATGATTTTGGACATGGATACACTAACAAGTGTTCCAATTGGTATGCCTATTTCTAACTGTGATGTACTGCTTGTTGGAGAAAATGGCACATCCAATCAAGGAGAAATATATGTTGGTGGTGTCTGTGTTTCTTGTGGGTACTATTCTGATTCTACTGTTATGTCTCTGGACTGTGCAAAATTTCCTCAGAACTCAGTTGGTAGTAGTTCCACTGGACATGGAAGTCAATTATATTTTAGAACTGGCGATTTTGCTAGACGGCTCCAAAGCGGTGACTTGGTTTTTTTGGGGAGAAAAGACCGCACTGTGAAGGTTAATGGGCAGCGAATTGCTTTAGAGGAGATTGAAGATGTGTTGAGGACACATCCTGATGTACTTGATGCTGCTGTGATTTCAAGTAAAGGTCAATGGGAACTTGTGGCTCTTGAAGCATTTATAGtcttaaaagaagaaagatcCAGGGAAATATTCAGATCATCCATCCGAAGTTGGATGATTGACAAACTTCTGTCAGTAATGTTTCCTAACCACTTCACCTTTACAGAGTCGATACCTGTGTCGTCTAGTGGAAAAGTTGATTATGAGTTGTTGGCAGGTTTAACATCTCACACTGAGCCTGTCCAAGATAAGATTGGTGACATGGGGAGCAGTGATCTCTTGCAAGTTGTTAAAAAGGTCTGCTCTTCatcccttttattttgttggtcAAATGGCACCATGTCTGTGTTTTCTATATTTGGTTACAACATCCTTCGAAACTAGTAATGGAAGTTAACATTCTAGACGGTATGAGGACTAGTGGTGTGCATTCACGGAAGAGAACCATATTAACGGcttaaattagaatatgtttcGACATGTAATGTAACTcccttttttatcttcttattcTTGGAGcagatatatattttgaaaatgtttctaACAAAAGGTCTTTGATGGTCTTATTCATTTCAATGATTCTTGTTATAAAGATCTTTATGTGAGAGCCGTGGATCCAGACAACTTGATCTGGATGTCATCTGTTTCTGTATGTACTCTCTTAAGCTTGTTCTACTTGTCAATAATTGCTCAGCTTCATAGATATGATAGGTCTCATGGCCCATTAGCCTGTTATTATATAACTATCTTCATTCCCATTTGGGAACAAAGAGAATTGGTGTGGACCCATATGGATTATGACAGGTTGAGCGAGGTCTTTTTGGTTAGCAACTTGTGTGGACCAAGGTCAATATTCTTAAGTCATAATAGATACTTTCAGCCTTCACTTGATTGACGTGCAAAAGATAAATAAGTTGGTGAATGCAAAACTTGATTATCTTTACACTGAGATTAACTATATTGCATAATCAATGAAGTAAATTTATTTTACCATCTCTTTGACAGGCTTTTACTGATGCATTAATGGTTGAAGAGGTTTccgatgatgatgatttttttatgaTGGGTGGTAATTCTATTGCTGCAGCACATCTTTCTCATAATTTAGGGATTGATATGcgatttatttattactttccAAGTCCATCTAAGCTTTATCTGGCTCTTCTAGAGAAAAAAGGACCAGCCCATTTGCATTTCAAAAAAGATGCTAATTGGGAAGTGAATCTTGATGAGGGTAAGAGGAACATCCTTCGTTCCAATAATTTTGAGGCTCCAGATCCTGGTATCTTTAAACCACAAGGGAGTTTGTTGAGGACCTCTGTTGAAAAGAATGACAGTAATGTTGTAGTCTCCAAACGCTTAAAGGTGGATTCGAATATATACATTACTTCAGACTGTGCTAGTCCAAGAGATGGGTATGTATGGGATTCTGATTCAAAATTCATGTCATGTTCAGCCAGCCGATGCAACAAGGTTATGCATGAAGAGGGGTACAGCGGGAATAAAATATGCCAAGTGACCTGGTCTGTGAAAATTCCAAGAGATAGAAAAGGTTCTATGCAAGAATTTTGGAAAGTTCACATGGAGTCTTGTGTTGATGCATCACCGATAGTTGTGTTTAAAGACCAGGATATCTATTTGTTTATTGGATCTCACTCATGTAAATTTCTGTGTGTTGCTGCCAAAAGGTATAGACCACCTCGCAGTTTCTGAATTACTCATGTTCATATTTTTCATGTGATCTTTAGGATGATTCTATGATATTTAGCTGTCAGCTTTGCCTTGAGATGACCAGGTTTTATTCTGCCTCCCCAGAATAAGAGTTTTATGTGTTGTTTTGACAAATATTGTAGATTGTTGCAGCCACATTCTAgaaagacacacacacacaagcgtatgtgtgtttgtgttatatatatgtatgtttgtgggcatacacatatataatacatattAGTCGTTGAGTTTATGGCATGTCTTTACTTGAGTGCATAGGGTTGTCTTACCTCATGATTTACCTACAAATCAGACCCAACTAGTCCTTCTATCTTTTTTGATGGTGCGTAACACATGCACATATATCGATCATTGAGTTTTTGACATGTCTTTACTTGGGCATGTACTATTGTGCTATCTAGTGATTTACCCAAAAATTGGACCAAACCCTAATCCTTCTATCTTGTTTAATGGCATGCAATCTAGTTACCCTGCGTATTCATTGTTTTGTCACATCCTTGGAATGCACAGCGGCGTACTGTTGGAAGTTCATGTTTTCTTTTGGTGCTAGGTATATGCTAGAATGGAAGTGAGCCCctaaatttttgttataatattgCATGTTGAATGATCATCTGAAAGAGGGCAGAAACCTTGTGGTTGAAGTGCTGTTCTGGGAACATGATTTCATTCTGAGCATGCACAAAGCTTATAGCATTACCTATTTGTATTCAGTGTTGTGCCATATGTATTTAGTATGTAAAGCTTATGCAAAAAGCTTACTCAAGTGTTGACCTATTACATAATTGGGTTTAGTGGTTCTGTCCAGTGGGAGATCAAACTAGAAGGGCGAATTGAATGTTCTGCAGCAATTCTTGGTGATTTTTCTCAGGTTGTCCTTCATTCTATTGTGTTCTTACGCCATGCTATTCCACTAGGAAATGTGGCTTGAaaccctttaatttatttatgttgtAAATTCTGCTATGTCTGTTAGGTTGTAGTTGGATGCTACAAGGGGAAAATATATTTCCTTGATTTTTCAAATGGCAACATATGCTGGACCTTCCAAACATCTGGTGAGGTATGATGGTTCTAATGCTTTACTGTTTTACCTTCTTCTGTAAGGGATCTTTCTGCTTCTTGTGGTCTCCTAGCATTTGGGTTTGAAAATCTTCCAGAATATAGAATACAGCTGTAGGGCCACTTGTTTACTGGATGAAACGTTTGTCTAGCCCATATGAGTgtaaaaaagtttgaaaatattgtCGGCTTTGATTTTGTGATATGATGGTACATCCCCCCAAAATAGAAACTTTGTAGTAATTGTTTTCTATGCTTAAGTGAGAATCCTTGCTGTTCAGATGAAGGGCCAGCAGGGGggaaaaaccttttttttttttccaatataaTCAATAGATTTAATGAATTTCAGTTACAAGTTTCAAACTTTGACCAATGCAAATGTAGAGAAGATTTCAGTGCACATGTACTCTATGCAGTtcaattttacttgaaatttgAACTTTAGTATGTCTAGGTTGTTTTTGTAATGTAACGCATAATTGTTTACATCatgcaaaaaaaagaaaaagcaaagattaattgtttatgagtttttcacttCTTTTATGCTGTATGTTTTAAATTCTagtgatctctctctctccctcctcctcctccctaTGTAATTATTTTGGGTGTCCACTAGCTTACTGTTCTTACAGTTCTTATGGTATGTAGGTCATGATTATCTGATTTGTCACGTACTTGTGGTGAAAGGCATTAGTCCAAGTGGCATGTTGGTTTTGTCTGTTGCATGTCTGTTTTTTGTGAGTGCAGTGGTAGCCACTCTTGTTCATGGACCATGGCTTAACTGCCTTGGTGGTAGTGGCATTACCTGCATTTGCCTATCCCATATATATCGTACTAATGGGTTGACATTGGCGTTgttaattgaaatatcatttttgttgacataaacttaaaaaaatttatattttcctcCTTTATCTGCTGATTTGGCTGatacaaatttcatttttaacatCTGAAGGTGAAGTCGCAACCAGTTGTAGACATACGCAGGCAATTGGTTTGGTAATGTTCTTCATTCTTGTTCTTGCATTTTTGCTCAACTGAACTGGTCATTGTTTCTCCTGTTAACTGTAGAGAGATACTAATTGTCCCTTAAGTGATGCTGGTTCAAATGaagataataaattttcttttcatttttctgtaaTCATGCATGGTATTTCTTTCATGAATGTGTCACTTAGAAACTACATTGGTCTCAGAAGAAAGCAAACAGTTCAATTTTGCTGATGATCCTTGGCCCAAATGGCATCTCCTCCCCTCTCAAATAAGGGATGAAGCGTGAAGTTATGGATTTAATCCCATGCAAGTCAGCGAGTCATATCTGCCtattaaaatagtaaaaaagtGATTAGTTTGTGAATATTTTGTGGCActctcaaaataaaagaaacaagaaagtCTTCATGTTAACATCAAACATGTCTGTTCCCATGTGCAACCTTTTGGGCTACATGaagaatcttttattttaagacaattttgcatttttacgCTTGAAATTAAAGTTTTATCTGCAACTTATCTGGTAGAGTGCTAACTTCTTGAACTCAAACTCAAATGAACATCGTTTCTTCGTTTCTTGTTTGAAAGTGGAACCACTTTTGCAATGACCATCTAAAATTGTGTAAATAATGTATGGATGATCTTTGGTGTTTCATTACTCTATTTCTGATGctggctttatatatatatatatatctcaaattttttagggttatatatgtatttcaaatttttttagggtttttttatcATCAGTAAATTACTGCGTTTTCCTTATTGATACCGTGATGTTTGctatttcattttcaataattGCTCATAAAAGTTCATGAAGCATCAGGTCTAAGGTTTGACGAAg
It contains:
- the LOC132186987 gene encoding putative acyl-activating enzyme 19 isoform X2, which produces MSDESKSGERKQCSCCCISHEFFRAASKNPNKIAVIHASGGAQISKELGVGDIDTDKLLKERAKSVSPPVYQGDRCFTYSDVLASVDSLSARLRSILLGAVADEPHLIAHSPKGNSTSNHAQMAKSSASSMMRAEQSPELKNIYVPKIVGIYMPPSVEYIVAVLSVLRCGAAFMPLDPSWPKERILSVAASSDADVIIGCASSFGMSSGYQLDRSHWLLECSSCSVLCFSMEECLEECIPPANLVWPCEIGEERLFCYLMYTSGSTGKPKGVCGTEQGLVNRFLWMQDLYPLQGEEILMFKASISFIDHLQEFLGAILTACPLVIPPFSELKDNMFSVVDFLQVYFINRLTSVPSLMRAILPALQSQSNRGIPSSLKLLVLSGEVLPLSLWDKLAKLLPETSILNIYGSTEVSGDCTYFDCKRLPMILDMDTLTSVPIGMPISNCDVLLVGENGTSNQGEIYVGGVCVSCGYYSDSTVMSLDCAKFPQNSVGSSSTGHGSQLYFRTGDFARRLQSGDLVFLGRKDRTVKVNGQRIALEEIEDVLRTHPDVLDAAVISSKGQWELVALEAFIVLKEERSREIFRSSIRSWMIDKLLSVMFPNHFTFTESIPVSSSGKVDYELLAGLTSHTEPVQDKIGDMGSSDLLQVVKKAFTDALMVEEVSDDDDFFMMGGNSIAAAHLSHNLGIDMRFIYYFPSPSKLYLALLEKKGPAHLHFKKDANWEVNLDEGKRNILRSNNFEAPDPGIFKPQGSLLRTSVEKNDSNVVVSKRLKVDSNIYITSDCASPRDGYVWDSDSKFMSCSASRCNKVMHEEGYSGNKICQVTWSVKIPRDRKGSMQEFWKVHMESCVDASPIVVFKDQDIYLFIGSHSCKFLCVAAKSGSVQWEIKLEGRIECSAAILGDFSQVVVGCYKGKIYFLDFSNGNICWTFQTSGEVKSQPVVDIRRQLVWCGSHDHNLYALDYKNHCCVYMVPCGGSIYGSPAIDEVHNTLYVASTSGRMTAISTKSLPFNILWLHEFEVPVFGSLAINSLNGNVICCLVDGHVLALDSSGSILWKNWGSNICWTVHICCSSFSGAYMFQRWGYLFT
- the LOC132186987 gene encoding putative acyl-activating enzyme 19 isoform X1; translated protein: MSDESKSGERKQCSCCCISHEFFRAASKNPNKIAVIHASGGAQISKELGVGDIDTDKLLKERAKSVSPPVYQGDRCFTYSDVLASVDSLSARLRSILLGAVADEPHLIAHSPKGNSTSNHAQMAKSSASSMMRAEQSPELKNIYVPKIVGIYMPPSVEYIVAVLSVLRCGAAFMPLDPSWPKERILSVAASSDADVIIGCASSFGMSSGYQLDRSHWLLECSSCSVLCFSMEECLEECIPPANLVWPCEIGEERLFCYLMYTSGSTGKPKGVCGTEQGLVNRFLWMQDLYPLQGEEILMFKASISFIDHLQEFLGAILTACPLVIPPFSELKDNMFSVVDFLQVYFINRLTSVPSLMRAILPALQSQSNRGIPSSLKLLVLSGEVLPLSLWDKLAKLLPETSILNIYGSTEVSGDCTYFDCKRLPMILDMDTLTSVPIGMPISNCDVLLVGENGTSNQGEIYVGGVCVSCGYYSDSTVMSLDCAKFPQNSVGSSSTGHGSQLYFRTGDFARRLQSGDLVFLGRKDRTVKVNGQRIALEEIEDVLRTHPDVLDAAVISSKGQWELVALEAFIVLKEERSREIFRSSIRSWMIDKLLSVMFPNHFTFTESIPVSSSGKVDYELLAGLTSHTEPVQDKIGDMGSSDLLQVVKKAFTDALMVEEVSDDDDFFMMGGNSIAAAHLSHNLGIDMRFIYYFPSPSKLYLALLEKKGPAHLHFKKDANWEVNLDEGKRNILRSNNFEAPDPGIFKPQGSLLRTSVEKNDSNVVVSKRLKVDSNIYITSDCASPRDGYVWDSDSKFMSCSASRCNKVMHEEGYSGNKICQVTWSVKIPRDRKGSMQEFWKVHMESCVDASPIVVFKDQDIYLFIGSHSCKFLCVAAKSGSVQWEIKLEGRIECSAAILGDFSQVVVGCYKGKIYFLDFSNGNICWTFQTSGEVKSQPVVDIRRQLVWCGSHDHNLYALDYKNHCCVYMVPCGGSIYGSPAIDEVHNTLYVASTSGRMTAISTKSLPFNILWLHEFEVPVFGSLAINSLNGNVICCLVDGHVLALDSSGSILWKYRTGGPIFAGPCISAALPSQGLICSRDGGIYSLELENGDLLWEYNIGDPITASAYVDEHLQLISYPSHLSDRLICVCSSSGSIRLVRVINRQESQPGINVEEFARLDIQGDVFSSPVMIGGRIFVGCRDDYVHCINLEIQGPCE